In Carnobacterium sp. CP1, the following are encoded in one genomic region:
- a CDS encoding DeoR/GlpR family DNA-binding transcription regulator: MLTEERHNFILVQLKQSGLVKSQDLMTALDCSESTIRRDLALLEEAGELIRIHGGAKRVYHLDEELSATEKTFKNVQEKKAIAELAASFIEENDTIYLDAGTTTIYLIPFLKDKNVRVVTNGIQHASLLADQQTETILLGGKIKATTKAIIGTTSLQQMGDYRFNKCFLGMNGIDVEFGYTTPDSEEAAVKKQAHLHSAKTFVLADQTKFNKVNFVKVCELEDATIVTEAMDHALYKKYFSQTSIKEVTK, translated from the coding sequence ATGTTAACGGAAGAACGACATAACTTTATCCTCGTGCAATTGAAACAATCTGGACTCGTAAAGTCGCAAGACCTAATGACAGCACTAGATTGTTCTGAATCTACTATTCGACGAGACTTAGCATTATTAGAAGAAGCAGGCGAATTGATTCGGATACATGGAGGAGCAAAACGGGTTTATCATTTAGATGAGGAATTGTCCGCTACTGAAAAAACGTTCAAAAACGTTCAAGAAAAAAAAGCGATTGCTGAATTAGCTGCTTCTTTCATTGAAGAAAATGATACGATTTATTTGGATGCTGGGACAACAACTATTTACTTGATTCCTTTTTTAAAAGACAAAAACGTTCGAGTCGTTACCAATGGTATTCAACATGCTTCGTTGCTGGCGGACCAACAAACAGAAACGATTTTGCTTGGCGGAAAAATCAAAGCGACAACGAAAGCGATTATTGGCACTACAAGTCTTCAGCAAATGGGAGACTATCGTTTCAATAAGTGTTTTTTAGGAATGAATGGGATCGATGTTGAATTCGGTTATACTACCCCTGATTCCGAAGAAGCTGCCGTAAAGAAACAGGCTCATTTGCACAGCGCTAAAACATTTGTTTTAGCCGATCAAACGAAGTTTAATAAAGTTAATTTTGTAAAAGTTTGTGAACTAGAAGATGCCACTATTGTGACTGAGGCTATGGATCATGCTTTATATAAAAAATATTTTTCTCAAACATCTATTAAGGAGGTCACAAAATGA